Genomic segment of Gloeocapsa sp. PCC 7428:
AAATTATCAACCTGGAACCGGATTTACAAATTCTACAGGTGGCTATCCCTCCGGTACACTTTGGGACATGGGTAATTATTTGACGGCGTTGAATACAGCGCGATCGCTCAATTTAATTGATCAAGCTGATTTTGATGCGCGCCTCAATAAGTTCTTAACGACACTGAGCAACTTAAAGCTGTTTGAAGATGGTCTACCGAATAAAGTTTACAACACAGCAACCGGACAAATGGTGGACTATGGCAATAATCCGGTAGAGCGGGGAATTGGTTGGTCAGCGTTGGATCTGGGGCGGATACTTGCCGCATTTCATATTATTCGCACGTGTCATCCGCAATACAATGATTGGCTAACAGGAATCGTCGCCAAGTGGCAACTAGCGCGATCGCTCAAAGATGGACAGCTTTTTGGCGCTACTGTGCTTCCTGATGGTGAAACATTATTAGTTCAAGAAGGGCGACTCGGCTACGAAGAATACGCGGCTAGAGGTTATGAACTTTGGGACTTTGCTGCACCGAAAGCAATTTCTTTAGAACCATTCAAATTTGTTGAAATCAATGGCGTGCAAATTCCTGTTGATACCCGCGACTTTCAAACGACAAACGCGAATAATTACGTAGTGAGCGAGTCTTACATCTTAGATGCAATTGAATTTGGCTTGCAAGGCGATTTAGCTGAGTACGCAGTGCGAGTTTTAGAAGTGCAAAAGCGACGCTACGAGGCTACTGGACAACTCACGGCAGTCACCGAAGATAATATTGACCGCGAACCTTACTTTCTGTACAACACAGTTTACGCTAATGGTAAGGCTTGGGCAACGATTACAGACACAAATCAGCCTTATCCGCAATTACGCAGTTTGAGTACAAAAGCTGCTTTTGGCTGGCGCTATCTTTATCCAGAAAATGATTATACGCAAAAACTGTTTGAGGCGGTCAAAGACCTCCGCAGTTCTGATGAAGGTTTTTATGCTGGAATTTATGAAGAAACGCAGCAACCAAATAAAGCGTTAACAGGGAATACCAATGGCTTGATTCTAGAGATTCTCTATTACAAAGCTAGAGGCAATCGCCCTTTAATTGCATCAGCTACAGTAAGTGCTTCGACAGGAACGCCAAGCGATCTAGAAGCCTCCAATTCAACTTCTCCTTCACCTGCGACGACACCTACACAAACGCCTACCCTTGAATCGCCAACACCTGAAGTGACAGAAATTGTGGTTGAACCAATTCCACCCGTGAGTCAACCATTTTCCACAAATCGCAAGCTAAATCGACGACTAACAGTCAGCGAACGTCGCTATGCACAAGCTGCATGGCGGTACTTTCAAGCAAATTATCACCGCAGTGGGCTAGTTGACGATCGCAGTGACTTCAAAGGCGCAACACTTTGGGGATTGGGAGATTATCTCGCAGCACTTCAAGCAGCGCGATCGCTTGACATTATTTCAGCCAAAGAGTTTGACTTGCGCGCGCGGCATCTTTTAGCTGCCTTGACAAAATTACCATTATTTGCTGGAGAGTTACCCAATCGCGGTTATGATACGCGATCGCTGCAATCGGTTGATTACGGCGGAAATCCGGTTCCTGAGGGTACAGGTTGGTCAGCATTAGATATCGGCAGAATCTTAGCGTCGCTTTACAATCTAAAAACTTGTTATCCGCAATATACTCAAGCCGTCGATCAAATTGTGCTGGATTGGTCGTATTTGCGCGTTGTCCGCGATGGAATTGTTGCAAGTGCTACGGTCATGAAAGATAAAGAAGGGCGATCCCTCACAAGGGTGAACCCTGAAACGCGCCTGGGTTACGAAGAATATGCCGCCCGTGCTTTTCAATTATGGGGATTTGATGTGACAAATTCAGCAGTTGGCGGTCAATATCAAACTGCTAGAGTAGAAGGAGTTGAAGTACCGATTCAGCGCCTTCGCCGCGAGACAAACGCCAAGGTGAATCAATACACAGTAAGCAATCCGTTTTTACTGTACGGACTCGAATTTGGCTTTGATCCGCAAATGCGATCGCTCGTACAACCCATATTAACTGCACAAGCACAACGCTATCGTCGTACAGGAAAGCACACCGCCGCAGCCACAACTTTAATCGACCGCAAACCTTATACTATCCACAGCACAATTATCGGTCAAGGAGAGCCTTGGGCAGCTTTAGCCGATGACGGTCAGTCTGTACCCGAAGGACGTTTAGTGAGTACGGCAGTAGCTTTTGCCTATCACGCCTTGCTACCAGAAGATCGCTACGCGCAAGAATTAGTGAATGCAACTACTGACTTGTACAATCCTTTACTCGGCTTTTACGAGGGTTTTTACGAAAATACTGGTAAAACTGCCATTGGCTTTACTGGCAGTACCAACAGTATGATTCTCCAATCTTTGCTGTACAGCGTTACAAAGCAACCGTTAATTCAACCAAACAACACAACAAATTCAGCATGGTGGGAGGCGATCAAAGCAGGCAATTCTGGTCGTGGTTTACCCACAACAGCAACGCAAAAAGTCCAGCTAGTTACCGATTCTTTTGGCACTTACTGGGTTTCAACGCAGAAAAAAACATAAAAGCCCTCCGACTTGCTTCGGGCCTACCGAAACAAAGTGTGATGAGAGTCCACCTCCGTGGACTTTGTTTGTTTAGCTACGAATTCATTCGCCAAGCTTTAGTCACCAGGCACGAGTGGATTTTACTGTCCAGTAAATTGAGCATCTGTCAGTAGACGCGGATTGTTGTGATTCGATGGGATAAATTGACTGGCTGCAACCGAGGAACTGTAGGCAGAGTTGGTAATATAAGTTTGAGAACCATACATAAAAGTGCCGTCGCCTCGACTTCCACCAAATACTGCCCAGTCAGTCTCTTTGTCTTCGTTAAACCAAAGTAGCATCTTGATATTTTGTGCTGTGGCATAGTTGAAAAGATCGGTAATCCACTGTTCTTTTGCTGTAACGCTGTTACCGGAACTTGTTGATGTGCTACTTGCAAACTCGGTAATTGTCAGTGGTCGATTTGAGATAGTACGTAAACGGTTAATCATCGAGCCGAAGACTTGCTGTGGTGTTTGCCAGTTTGACCATGATTGACTTGTTCCCCAGTTGTAGCCATCGATCGCTATCCAATTAACATCCGCATCACCTGGATAAAATGACTCGGCGCTATAACCACCAACATCATCGTTATTGACTGCCCAAACCCACTGTACGTGATTCGCATCGAGTCCTTTGCTATCAAAAATCCCCTTAACGCGCTTCCACATATTTACGTAATCGCTGGGTGAATTATTCCCCATCGCTGCACCCCAGGGATACCAAGAACCATTCATCTCATGACCCAAGCGAATATAAACGCGGCGATCGTCACTTGTGTTGTAAACTCCATCAGGTCCGCTGAGGAAAGTCTTGAGGCGATCAGCCCAATCATTGATGTACTTATCATGTCTACCTTGCGCTATCCGTACCTCGATATCGTTAGGGGTAGATGAAGCCTCGCAAAGGTAAGGTTCCCAAGTAATCATTGGGACGTTTTGGTTGTTCCAAATGTAGGGAAGTTGGCGATCAAATAAGTTATCCAGCGTTGAAGTTTGGGTACACCAGTCTGTGAAGAGATTCACTACCGCGTTTTTCTTAACTTGCCAGGTTTCTAACGCCTGGACATTACCCATTTCCCAACCTTGATTTCCGTAGTAAATACCGAGAAGTGTATCCGCAGATGCAGGCTGCGTAAAAGTCGCGAAGGGAAGTGTACACGCAAAAAAGCTACTAATGATCCGGCACAAGCGTTTCATAAAATTGATTCAAGATAGGCAAAAAGTATTTATGGATTGAAAGATGCACTAGGATTCATCACAAAGGCACTATTTTGACCGTTGATGATGCCAATACCAGTAATCTGTCCGCGATTATTGATGTCACGGGCTTCAGTTAATAGCCAACCAGAGTGAGGCGGAAGCAGGCTATTTAAGTCGATCATCCGACCATTGCTGTAGAGAAACGCGGTACTCGGTCCTCGGCTATTTCCGGAACTACCAACGACTTGACCCGAATCGTTGATACCATAGGCAACGCTGTTGATGTTGTTACCAAGGGTTCCAAGGTCAATCATCCGACCATCCTGATAAAGAAAAGC
This window contains:
- a CDS encoding glycoside hydrolase family 26 protein codes for the protein MKRLCRIISSFFACTLPFATFTQPASADTLLGIYYGNQGWEMGNVQALETWQVKKNAVVNLFTDWCTQTSTLDNLFDRQLPYIWNNQNVPMITWEPYLCEASSTPNDIEVRIAQGRHDKYINDWADRLKTFLSGPDGVYNTSDDRRVYIRLGHEMNGSWYPWGAAMGNNSPSDYVNMWKRVKGIFDSKGLDANHVQWVWAVNNDDVGGYSAESFYPGDADVNWIAIDGYNWGTSQSWSNWQTPQQVFGSMINRLRTISNRPLTITEFASSTSTSSGNSVTAKEQWITDLFNYATAQNIKMLLWFNEDKETDWAVFGGSRGDGTFMYGSQTYITNSAYSSSVAASQFIPSNHNNPRLLTDAQFTGQ
- a CDS encoding DUF3131 domain-containing protein — protein: MTWKRHQQKWLRLIVLFLIGIIAYFLFYVPTQSFAQTPNNTDSCNNITAPLTDDEQIYARSAWQYFVKNYQPGTGFTNSTGGYPSGTLWDMGNYLTALNTARSLNLIDQADFDARLNKFLTTLSNLKLFEDGLPNKVYNTATGQMVDYGNNPVERGIGWSALDLGRILAAFHIIRTCHPQYNDWLTGIVAKWQLARSLKDGQLFGATVLPDGETLLVQEGRLGYEEYAARGYELWDFAAPKAISLEPFKFVEINGVQIPVDTRDFQTTNANNYVVSESYILDAIEFGLQGDLAEYAVRVLEVQKRRYEATGQLTAVTEDNIDREPYFLYNTVYANGKAWATITDTNQPYPQLRSLSTKAAFGWRYLYPENDYTQKLFEAVKDLRSSDEGFYAGIYEETQQPNKALTGNTNGLILEILYYKARGNRPLIASATVSASTGTPSDLEASNSTSPSPATTPTQTPTLESPTPEVTEIVVEPIPPVSQPFSTNRKLNRRLTVSERRYAQAAWRYFQANYHRSGLVDDRSDFKGATLWGLGDYLAALQAARSLDIISAKEFDLRARHLLAALTKLPLFAGELPNRGYDTRSLQSVDYGGNPVPEGTGWSALDIGRILASLYNLKTCYPQYTQAVDQIVLDWSYLRVVRDGIVASATVMKDKEGRSLTRVNPETRLGYEEYAARAFQLWGFDVTNSAVGGQYQTARVEGVEVPIQRLRRETNAKVNQYTVSNPFLLYGLEFGFDPQMRSLVQPILTAQAQRYRRTGKHTAAATTLIDRKPYTIHSTIIGQGEPWAALADDGQSVPEGRLVSTAVAFAYHALLPEDRYAQELVNATTDLYNPLLGFYEGFYENTGKTAIGFTGSTNSMILQSLLYSVTKQPLIQPNNTTNSAWWEAIKAGNSGRGLPTTATQKVQLVTDSFGTYWVSTQKKT